One window of the Anopheles cruzii chromosome 2, idAnoCruzAS_RS32_06, whole genome shotgun sequence genome contains the following:
- the LOC128267889 gene encoding uncharacterized protein LOC128267889 encodes MEFAVAPGSASMCHMLDEVLSLIFDHLDVLDLKSASLVCRRWAQLTFAGRRMKRLCLKVDAVARDRTVAQDFTEVLLRSTRHYRHVVFARNGTYGPTYFLQLLRKFTGSIQTLQVFPEWSLSLQDLKLLLLEVPYLRRFSLRSELRHGYCVDVGRKPGEWLPVLKKLQHLQLARDSSWLQCDAFSVRTIAPHLERLVMDCHSERALEVYRHLSGQLKSVEVVFVQSDYFTRFSELSFPCLEELDYYCDERTLQFTDNGTVESAGSFFRRLPKLRQLTLRCVARKVLLQSIMEHCRQLTSLNIVTSQMEKHALEPLGRLSKLKNLQLDGFMRLHSFRRCKAVPSLESVHLKSVYFHDPLEFFQSLFRVAPQLCSLNIQFSIVDDEVLHFICYHFACLQSLTLECCRELTGEGLANIDQLAQLRHFQLSFLSISERMFECIPRNNVRYLSIICCDRTMDDGLRKIPGKFPFLRRLTIRKCPLVTNDCIERLRMLMPTCTIEKNGQHLYPVYVGL; translated from the exons ATGGAATTTGCGGTAGCGCCCGGTAGCGCCAGTATGTGCCATATGCTCGATGAG GTGCTGTCCCTAATTTTTGACCATCTCGATGTGCTGGACCTGAAGAGTGCGTCGCTCGTCTGTCGGAGATGGGCACAGTTGACCTTTGCGGGGCGCCGCATGAAGCGACTCTGCCTGAAGGTGGATGCTGTGGCGCGGGATCGCACTGTTGCGCAGGACTTCACTGAAGTATTGCTCAGAAGTACGCGACATTATCGTCACGTAGTGTTCGCGCGCAATGGCACATATGGTCCTACGTATTTCTTACAGCTGTTGCGTAAGTTCACCGGCTCGATCCAGACGCTGCAAGTGTTTCCCGAGTGGTCGCTTTCCTTGCAGGACCTAAAACTGCTCCTGCTGGAAGTGCCCTATCTGCGACGATTCTCTCTCCGGTCGGAACTGCGCCACGGTTACTGTGTCGACGTTGGGCGGAAACCCGGCGAATGGTTGCCGGTGCTAAAGAAGCTTCAGCATCTGCAGCTTGCCAGGGACAGTAGCTGGTTGCAGTGCGACGCGTTCAGTGTGCGTACGATCGCCCCCCACTTGGAACGGCTCGTCATGGACTGTCACTCAGAGCGCGCGCTGGAAGTGTACCGCCACCTAAGTGGTCAGTTGAAAAGCGTGGAAGTTGTTTTCGTCCAAAGTGACTATTTTACTCGCTTTTCCGAGTTGTCGTTCCCGTGTCTGGAAGAGCTCGACTATTACTGCGACGAACGAACGTTACAGTTCACGGACAACGGGACGGTGGAGAGTGCTGGTAGCTTCTTTCGAAGGCTTCCCAAACTTCGCCAGCTCACTCTTCGATGCGTGGCCCGCAAAGTGTTGCTGCAATCCATCATGGAGCACTGTCGCCAGTTGACTTCGCTCAACATCGTAACGAGCCAAATGGAGAAGCACGCGCTAGAGCCGCTGGGACGGCTGAGTAAACTTAAG AATCTTCAATTGGACGGTTTCATGCGGTTGCACAGTTTTCGCAGGTGCAAAGCAGTTCCCTCTCTCGAATCCGTTCACCTGAAGTCGGTCTATTTTCACGACCCGTTGGAGTTCTTCCAAAGTCTGTTTCGGGTGGCACCACAGCTCTGCAGTTTGAACATTCAGTTTTCGATCGTAGACGATGAAGTGTTGCATTTCATATGCTACCACTTTGCCTGCCTCCAGAGCCTCACATTGGAATGCTGTCGAGAG CTTACAGGCGAAGGTCTGGCTAACATTGATCAACTAGCACAGCTGCGCCATTTTCAACTAAGCTTTCTGAGCATCTCGGAACGAATGTTTGAATGTATCCCACGTAACAATGTTCGCTATCTGTCGATCATTTGCTGTGACCGA acgatggacgatggccTCCGGAAGATACCTGGAAAATTTCCTTTTCTACGGCGATTGACGATTCGAAAGTGTCCCCTGGTAACGAACGACTGTATCGAAAGGCTCCGGATGCTGATGCCAACGTGTACTATCGAGAAAAATGGGCAACATCTTTATCCAGTTTACGTTGGATTATAA
- the LOC128274989 gene encoding retinol dehydrogenase 14 isoform X1, with translation MKTFSPIANKLPLSTSHTQTMSLLGFNDPLTAIASVITGLAIVLSLIKYYLYLTCGHFTSARKMDGKTVIITGANSGIGKETARDLARRGARVIMACRNMETAKQAREEIVAETGNTQLIIKQIDVSSLASVRAFAREIVAAEPVIDVLIHNAGVAQAYNNKVTADGLEFTMATNYYGVFLLTHLLIESLKKADQGRVVIVSSKLYQYASLNPENINSINPVNYFSLFPVHLYSLSKFAEIMFTQELARRLKGTRVTANCLHPGVIDTGIWRNLPFPLSLLFKPIKMCLRTPEEGARTTIFLAVSPDVEHISGQYFRGCKVNELNRRVQNVAKQQALWEASRKLVKLTDVDPQI, from the exons ATGAAAACTTTTTCTCCTATAGCTAACAAACTG CCACTTTCCACATCTCATACACAAACTATGTCCCTACTCGGGTTCAACGATCCACTGACGGCAATCGCGTCCGTGATCACGGGCCTAGCGATCGTTCTGTCACTAATCAAATACTATCTGTACCTCACCTGCGGGCACTTTACCTCGGCA CGCAAAATGGACGGCAAAACGGTCATCATTACCGGGGCCAACTCGGGCATCGGCAAGGAGACGGCCCGCGACCTGGCGAGACGGGGTGCGCGTGTTATTATGGCCTGCAGGAACATGGAGACGGCCAAGCAAGCCAGAG AAGAGATCGTGGCGGAAACGGGCAACACCCAGCTCATCATCAAGCAGATCGACGTGAGTTCGCTCGCCTCCGTGCGAGCGTTTGCCAGGGAGATTGTCGCGGCCGAGCCAGTGATCGACGTGCTCATCCATAACGCCGGTGTGGCGCAGGCGTACAACAACAAGGTGACTGCCGATGGGCTGGAGTTCACGATGGCCACCAACTATTATGGCGTGTTTCTGCTGACGCACTTGCTGATCGAGTCGCTCAAGAAGGCCGATCAGGGCCGGGTGGTGATCGTGTCGTCGAAGTTGTACCAATACGCTTCGCTGAATCCGGAaaacatcaacagcatcaaccCGGTCAACTACTTCTCGCTCTTCCCCGTCCACCTGTACAGCCTGTCCAAGTTTGCCGAAATCATGTTCACGCAGGAGCTGGCCCGACGGCTGAAGGGTACGCGTGTAACGGCCAATTGCCTACACCCGGGCGTTATCGACACTGGCATTTGGCGCAATTTGCCCTTCCCGCTCAGCTTACTGTTCAAGCCGATCAAGATGTGTTTGCGCACGCCGGAGGAGGGAGCCCGCACCACCATCTTTCTGGCCGTCTCGCCGGATGTGGAACACATCAGCGGACAGTACTTCCGGGGCTGCAAAGTGAACGAGCTGAATCGTAGGGTGCAGAATGTCGCCAAGCAGCAGGCGCTGTGGGAGGCGTCCAGGAAGCTGGTAAAGCTAACGGATGTCGATCCTCAGATCTAG
- the LOC128274989 gene encoding retinol dehydrogenase 14 isoform X2 — translation MKTFSPIANKLPLSTSHTQTMSLLGFNDPLTAIASVITGLAIVLSLIKYYLYLTCGHFTSARKMDGKTVIITGANSGIGKETARDLARRGARVIMACRNMETAKQARDEIVKETNNQNVVVLKLDLSSQGSVREFAAEVRRTERKLDVLVHNAGFAETFRKTQSVDGLEFTMATNHYGPFLLTHLLIDLLKQSTGPGRIVVVASELYRFASVNLNNLNPLRSLPAYLYYVSKCANIMFTRELARRLEGTAVTANCLHPGMIDSGIWRNVPFPLTLPMRVIKSFFKTSVEGAQTSLYLACSEEVQGVTGKYFMDCKEAGLSASICDMEKARKLWDESIKMVGLTDSDPKI, via the exons ATGAAAACTTTTTCTCCTATAGCTAACAAACTG CCACTTTCCACATCTCATACACAAACTATGTCCCTACTCGGGTTCAACGATCCACTGACGGCAATCGCGTCCGTGATCACGGGCCTAGCGATCGTTCTGTCACTAATCAAATACTATCTGTACCTCACCTGCGGGCACTTTACCTCGGCA CGCAAAATGGACGGCAAAACGGTCATCATTACCGGGGCCAACTCGGGCATCGGCAAGGAGACGGCCCGCGACCTGGCGAGACGGGGTGCGCGTGTTATTATGGCCTGCAGGAACATGGAGACGGCCAAGCAAGCCAGAG ATGAAATCGTGAAGGAAACGAACAACCAGAACGTGGTCGTGCTGAAGCTCGATCTGAGCTCGCAGGGCTCGGTCCGCGAGTTTGCGGCCGAAGTCCGTCGCACCGAGCGGAAGCTGGACGTTCTGGTCCACAATGCCGGCTTCGCCGAGACGTTCCGTAAGACGCAAAGCGTTGATGGACTGGAGTTCACGATGGCCACTAACCACTACGGGCCGTTTCTGCTGACGCACCTACTGATCGACCTGCTGAAGCAgtcgaccgggccgggccggatagtggtggtggcgtccgAGCTTTACCGATTTGCCTCGGTCAATCTGAACAATCTGAACCCGTTGCGCAGCCTGCCGGCCTACCTGTACTACGTATCGAAGTGCGCCAACATTATGTTTACCCGCGAGCTGGCCCGCCGGCTCGAGGGCACGGCCGTCACCGCCAACTGTCTGCACCCCGGCATGATCGATTCCGGCATCTGGCGCAACGTGCCCTTTCCGCTCACGCTCCCGATGCGCGTCATCAAAAGCTTCTTCAAGACGAGCGTCGAGGGAGCGCAAACTTCGCTGTATCTCGCCTGCTCCGAGGAGGTTCAGGGTGTCACCGGCAAGTACTTCATGGACTGCAAGGAGGCTGGCCTCAGTGCCAGCATCTGCGATATGGAGAAGGCCCGCAAACTGTGGGACGAGTCGATCAAGATGGTCGGACTGACCGACAGCGATCCCAAGATCTAA
- the LOC128278695 gene encoding uncharacterized protein LOC128278695, translated as LKIDQLPALHVLELGFLNVQDEVFDYIPRNTVRQLSIKRCGQIRDNGLLKIPDAFPSLQRFKITSCRMVTEAGLEQLHARMPADTIIQVYGATTLLTINDFFHRV; from the exons TTGAAGATTGATCAGCTACCCGCGTTGCACGTACTTGAACTAGGATTTCTGAACGTACAAGATGAAGTGTTTGACTACATTCCCCGCAACACTGTTCGCCAGTTATCGATAAAACGCTGTGGTCAA ATACGCGATAATGGTCTTCTGAAGATTCCGGATGCATTTCCCTCGCTGCAACGGTTCAAAATAACATCGTGTCGGATGGTCACTGAAGCGGGCCTCGAACAGCTCCATGCCAGAATGCCAGCGGACACAATCATACAGGTTTACGGTGCAACGACGCTGCTTACCATAAATGACTTTTTTCATCGAGTTTGA
- the LOC128274989 gene encoding retinol dehydrogenase 14 isoform X3 — translation MSLLGFNDPLTAIASVITGLAIVLSLIKYYLYLTCGHFTSARKMDGKTVIITGANSGIGKETARDLARRGARVIMACRNMETAKQAREEIVAETGNTQLIIKQIDVSSLASVRAFAREIVAAEPVIDVLIHNAGVAQAYNNKVTADGLEFTMATNYYGVFLLTHLLIESLKKADQGRVVIVSSKLYQYASLNPENINSINPVNYFSLFPVHLYSLSKFAEIMFTQELARRLKGTRVTANCLHPGVIDTGIWRNLPFPLSLLFKPIKMCLRTPEEGARTTIFLAVSPDVEHISGQYFRGCKVNELNRRVQNVAKQQALWEASRKLVKLTDVDPQI, via the exons ATGTCCCTACTCGGGTTCAACGATCCACTGACGGCAATCGCGTCCGTGATCACGGGCCTAGCGATCGTTCTGTCACTAATCAAATACTATCTGTACCTCACCTGCGGGCACTTTACCTCGGCA CGCAAAATGGACGGCAAAACGGTCATCATTACCGGGGCCAACTCGGGCATCGGCAAGGAGACGGCCCGCGACCTGGCGAGACGGGGTGCGCGTGTTATTATGGCCTGCAGGAACATGGAGACGGCCAAGCAAGCCAGAG AAGAGATCGTGGCGGAAACGGGCAACACCCAGCTCATCATCAAGCAGATCGACGTGAGTTCGCTCGCCTCCGTGCGAGCGTTTGCCAGGGAGATTGTCGCGGCCGAGCCAGTGATCGACGTGCTCATCCATAACGCCGGTGTGGCGCAGGCGTACAACAACAAGGTGACTGCCGATGGGCTGGAGTTCACGATGGCCACCAACTATTATGGCGTGTTTCTGCTGACGCACTTGCTGATCGAGTCGCTCAAGAAGGCCGATCAGGGCCGGGTGGTGATCGTGTCGTCGAAGTTGTACCAATACGCTTCGCTGAATCCGGAaaacatcaacagcatcaaccCGGTCAACTACTTCTCGCTCTTCCCCGTCCACCTGTACAGCCTGTCCAAGTTTGCCGAAATCATGTTCACGCAGGAGCTGGCCCGACGGCTGAAGGGTACGCGTGTAACGGCCAATTGCCTACACCCGGGCGTTATCGACACTGGCATTTGGCGCAATTTGCCCTTCCCGCTCAGCTTACTGTTCAAGCCGATCAAGATGTGTTTGCGCACGCCGGAGGAGGGAGCCCGCACCACCATCTTTCTGGCCGTCTCGCCGGATGTGGAACACATCAGCGGACAGTACTTCCGGGGCTGCAAAGTGAACGAGCTGAATCGTAGGGTGCAGAATGTCGCCAAGCAGCAGGCGCTGTGGGAGGCGTCCAGGAAGCTGGTAAAGCTAACGGATGTCGATCCTCAGATCTAG